In a single window of the Priestia filamentosa genome:
- a CDS encoding arylamine N-acetyltransferase family protein produces the protein MNIERYLERIHAVFKQERTLVYLTYLQQQHLFHIPFENLDVVYKKEIVLNEDVLFHKIIEKNRGGFCYELNSLFCAFLQEIGFQAKLLSATVQDEQGKAFREESHATTLVLLNGKEYLVDVGFGDSVRQPLPLSGEMVRDVSGTHRISKSQQHFCLQKKLNGKWITKYLFSTEEKAADSFKEACIFTQTSPTSPFTGRRIVTIATPRGRVTLSDNTLTIAHEETKTKKTFKEDQFFHILQTYFHIPSSSL, from the coding sequence ATGAATATTGAACGCTATTTAGAGAGAATTCATGCCGTATTTAAACAAGAGCGCACGCTCGTTTATCTAACTTATTTACAACAACAGCATCTTTTTCATATTCCGTTTGAAAATTTAGATGTTGTCTATAAAAAAGAGATTGTGTTAAATGAAGATGTTCTTTTTCATAAAATCATTGAGAAAAATCGTGGTGGGTTTTGCTATGAGCTAAATAGTCTCTTTTGTGCTTTTTTACAAGAAATCGGATTTCAAGCAAAACTTCTTAGCGCCACTGTTCAAGATGAACAAGGAAAAGCATTTAGAGAAGAAAGCCATGCTACAACGCTCGTTCTTCTTAATGGAAAAGAATATCTTGTTGATGTTGGATTTGGAGATTCAGTTCGGCAACCACTGCCTCTTTCAGGTGAAATGGTTCGCGATGTTAGTGGAACACATCGAATTTCCAAGTCTCAGCAACACTTTTGCTTACAAAAAAAGCTGAATGGAAAATGGATAACAAAATATCTCTTCTCTACAGAAGAAAAAGCTGCAGATTCCTTTAAAGAAGCCTGTATCTTTACTCAAACGTCTCCTACTTCTCCTTTTACAGGTCGTAGAATTGTAACAATCGCTACGCCAAGAGGACGTGTAACACTCTCTGATAATACGCTAACAATTGCGCATGAAGAAACCAAAACGAAAAAAACATTCAAAGAAGATCAGTTTTTTCATATTTTACAAACTTACTTTCATATTCCTTCCTCTTCTTTATAA
- a CDS encoding GNAT family N-acetyltransferase: MNFRKATLVDFRALNTLLFESQRMHANALPELFSISRTVIPYPDYQTMIHGSNFHILVAEEYGKLIGYSITELTATSSGIGRSSSRAAYMYYLGVDTSHQKSGIGRKLFEEVKKWAIQNKARTIHLNVWSFNQNAVAFYNRLGMKEIGKLMSYELH, from the coding sequence ATGAACTTTCGAAAAGCAACACTTGTAGACTTTAGAGCCCTAAACACGCTTTTATTTGAGTCACAGCGTATGCATGCTAATGCACTTCCAGAGCTTTTTTCTATATCGCGAACAGTCATCCCCTACCCTGATTATCAGACAATGATTCATGGTTCTAACTTTCACATACTGGTGGCTGAAGAGTATGGAAAACTTATTGGATATTCAATAACTGAACTTACGGCAACTAGTTCTGGAATTGGACGTTCTAGTTCGCGTGCTGCTTACATGTACTACTTAGGCGTTGATACTTCTCATCAAAAGAGCGGCATTGGACGTAAACTGTTTGAAGAAGTAAAGAAATGGGCTATACAAAATAAAGCAAGGACAATTCATCTTAATGTGTGGTCATTTAATCAAAATGCTGTTGCTTTTTATAACCGCCTTGGTATGAAAGAAATTGGAAAATTAATGTCTTATGAACTCCATTAA